Part of the Caretta caretta isolate rCarCar2 chromosome 7, rCarCar1.hap1, whole genome shotgun sequence genome is shown below.
gttccagttttcgaaatgccaaaacctttctgaaaatctcccagggcatgaaggacagaggccataacagggacccgaagcagtgccgcgtgaaactgaaggagctgaggcaagcctaccagaaaaccagagaggcgaacggccgctctgggtcagagccccaaacatgccgcttctatgatgagctgcatgccattttagggggttcagccaccactaccccagccgtgttgtttgactccttcaatggagatggaggcaatacagaagtaggttttggggacgaagaagatgatgaggaggaggttgtagatagctcacagcaagcaagcggagaaaccggttttcccgacagccaggaactgtttctcaccctagacctggagccagtaccccccgaacccacccaaggctgcctcctggactcagcaggcggagaagggacctctggtgagtgtaccttttaaaatgctatacatggtttaaaagcaagcatgtgaaaggattactttgccctggcatttgcggttctgcctttgcaaaaggtttctggggagggcagccttatttcgtccttcatggtaggacactttaccactccaggccagcaacacgtactggggaatcactgtagaacaaagcattgcagtgtatgtttgctggcattcaaccaaaatccgttcacgcggtgggaggaggcaaaatgcgaccttgtaacgaaagcacatgtgctatgtatgtaatgttaactttcaaggtttaccctgaaagagtgtagccactgttttataaaatgtgtctttttaaataccgctgtccctttttttttctccaccagctgcatgtgtttcaatgatcacaggatcttctccttcccagaggctagtgaagcttagaaagaaaaaaaaacgcactcgcgatgaaatgttctccgagctcatgctgtcctcccacactgacagagcacagacgaatgcgtggaggcaaataatgtcagagtgcaggaaagcacaaaatgaccgggaggagaggtggagggctgaagagagtaagtggcgggctgaagagagtaagtggcgggctgaagacagggctgaagctcaaaggtggcggcagcgtgatgagaggaggcaggattcaatgctgaggctgctgcaggaccaaaccagtatgctccagtgtatggttgagctgcagcaaaggcagctggagcacagactgccactgcagcccctctgtaaccaaccgccctcctccccaagttccatagcctcctcacccagacgcccaagaacacggtggggaggcctccggccaaccagccactcccccacagaggattgcctaaaaaaaagaaggctgtcattcaataaattttaaagttgtaaacttttaaagtgctgtgcttaaagtgctgtgtggcattttccttccctcctccaccacccctcctgggataccttggtagtcatccccctatttgtgtgatgaatgaataacgaatgcatgactgtgaagcagcaatgactttattggctctgcaagcaatgattaaagggaggaggggagggtggttagcttacagggaagtagagtgaaccaaggggcgggggggttcatcaaggagaaacaaacagaacttttacaccgtagcctggccagtcatgaaactgtttttcaaagcttctctgatgcgtaccgcgccctcctgtgctcttctaaccgccctggtgtctggctgcgcgtaaccagcagccaggcgatttgcctcaacctcccaccccgccataaacgtctcccccttactctcacagatattgtggagcacacagcaagcagtaataacagtgggaatattggtttcgctgaggtctaagcgagtcaataaactgcgccagcgcgcctttaaacgtccaaatgcacattctaccaccattctgcacttgctcagcctgtagttgaacagctcctgaccactgtccaggctgcctgtgtacggcttcatgagccatggcattaaggggtaggctgggtccccaaggatacatataggcatttcaacatccccaacagttattttctggtctgggaataaagtcccttcctgcagcttttgaaacagaccagagttcctgaagatgcgagcgtcatgtacctttcccggccatcccacgttgatgttggtgaaacatcccttgtgatccaccagagcttgcagcactatcgaaaagtaccccttgcggtttatgtactcggcggcttggtgctccggtgccaagatagggatatgggttccgtctatagccccaccacagttagggaatcccattgcagcaaagccatccactatgacctgcacatttcccagggtcactacccttgatatcagcagatctttgattgcgtgggctacttgcatcacagcagcccccacagtagatttgcccactccaaattgattcccaactgaccggtagctgtctggcgttgcaagcttccacagggctatcgccactcgcttctcaactgtgagggctgctctcatcttggtattcatgcgcttcaggacaggggaaagcaagtcacaaagttccatgaaagtgcccttacgcatgcgaaagtttcgcagccactgggaatcgtcccagacctgcaacactatgcggtcccaccagtctgtgcttgtttcccgagcccagaatcggcgttccacagcatgaacctgccccattagcaccatgatgcatgcattgtcagggcccatgctttcagagaaatctgtgtccatgtcctgatcactcacgggaccgcgctgacgtcgcctcctcgcccggtatcgcgttgccatgttctggtgctgcatatactgctgaataatgcgtgtggtggttaatgtgctcctaattgccaaagtgagctgagcgggctccatgcttgccgtggtatggcgtccgcacagaaaaaaggcgcggaacgattgtctgccgttgctctgacggagggaggggcgactgacgacacggcttacagggttggcttcagggagctaaaatcaacaaagggggtgcctgtacatcaaggagtatttcaggcaggactgcacggagggttccaataagaaatggtgcacctaagttatcgttgttattggaacaaggaggttagcctggcctctgattgatacatggctagatttacctcgctgcaccttctctgtgagtgactgcagtgtgacctagaggaatgagtcccctagacaggggaggaggcaaatgagtacaaaacaaatctggtctatttcttgttttgacccactccatctatcttttacatctttggctggcagcagacggtgcagaaggactgcatgccatccacatctcatggctgcttggcagaagatggtacagtacgcctgctagccatccccatctcttgcctgcctggcagaagatggtgcaatacgactgctagcaatcctcatctcttgcctgcctggcagaagatggtacagtacgactgctagcagtccgtatcgcctgcctgctcaccataagacggttcaataggactgactgcaggactaaagagaatgacctggtcaagtcactccaaatttagtccctgcgcccatgtctgcccaggcgctcccagccgacgcggccaggagcacctcggacacgatgaggacgactaccaatcgtattgcaccgtctgctgccagaaggcaaggggttgctgctactgtgcagcaaagccgtaccgcgtctgccagcacccaggagacatagggtgacggttacctgagcgggctccatgcttactgtggtatggcgtctgcacaggtaactcaggaaaaaaggcgcgaaatgattgtctgcccttgctttcacggagggagggagggaacgggggcctgacgacacgtacccagaaccacccgcgacaatgttttagccccatcagagcgctccattgtgactgctctggacagcactctcagatgcccgattgtttgccattgctctgacgctgggaggggcgcttacagggttggcttcagggagctaaaatcaacaaagggggtggctttacatcaaggagtatttcaggcaggacttcacagagggttccaataagaaatggtgcacctaagttattgtccttattggagcaagaaggttagcctggcctctgattgatacatggctagatttacctcgctgcaccttgactgcagtgtgatctagaagaatgagtcccctagacaggggaggggggggaagcaaatgagtacaaaacaaatctggtctatttcttgttttgacccactccatctatcttttacatctttggctggcagcagacggactgcatgccatccacatctcatgactgctcggcagaagatggtacagcacgactgctagtagtccgtatcgcctgcccgctcaccataagacggttcaataggactgactgcaggactaaagagaatgacctggtcaagtcactccaaatttagtccctgcgcccatgtctgcccaggcgctcccagccgacgcggccaggagcacctcggacacgatgaggacgactaccaatcgtattgcaccgtctgctgccagaaggcaaggggttgctgctactgtgcagcaaagccgtaccgcgtctgccagcacccaggagacatagggtgacggttacctgagcgggctccatgcttactgtggtatggcgtctgcacaggtaactcaggaaaaaaggcgcgaaatgattgtctgcccttgctttcacggagggagggagggaacgggggcctgacgacacgtacccagaaccacccgcgacaatgttttagccccatcagagcgctccattgtgactgctctggacagcactctcagatgcccgattgtttgccattgctctgacgctgggaggggcgcttacagggttggcttcagggagctaaaatcaacaaagggggtggctttacatcaaggagtatttcaggcaggacttcacagagggttccaataagaaatggtgcacctaagttattgtccttattggagcaagaaggttagcctggcctctgattgatacatggctagatttacctcgctgcaccttgactgcagtgtgatctagaagaatgagtcccctagacaggggaggggggggaagcaaatgagtacaaaacaaatctggtctatttcttgttttgacccactccatctatcttttacatctttggctggcagcagacggactgcatgccatccacatctcatgactgctcggcagaagatggtacagcacgactgctagcagtccgtatcgcctgcccgctcaccataagacggttcaataggactgactgcaggactaaagagaatgacctggtcaagtcactccaaatttagtccctgtgcccatgtctgcccaggcgctcctgatcgacctcacagaggcgaccaggagcacctcagacatgacgatgacggctaccagtcgtactgtaccgtctgctgccacaaggcaaggggttgctgctactgtgtagcaatgccgtaccgcgtctgccagcacccaggagacatagggtgacggttacctgagcgggctccatgcttgccatggtatggcgtctgcacaggtaactcaggaaaaaaggcgcgaaatgattgtctgcccttgctttcacggggggagggagggaacgggaggctgacgatatgtacccagaaccacccgcgacaatgttttagccccatcaggcattgggatctcaacccagaattccaatgggcagcggagactgcgggaactgtgggatagctacccacagtgcaacgctccggaagtcgacgcttgcctcggtactgtggaagcgctccgccgagttaatgcacttaatgcacttagagcatttactgtggggacacacacactcgaatttataaaaccgatttctaaaaaaccgacttctataaattcgaccttattccgtagtgtagacatacccttagggattAGCAAAGTGGCTTGGATGGAACAACCTTGCTGAACTTCCATCCTCTTCTAGTGGTTGCCTAGAAATGACAGGGATGGGCAAGCTGAAAAcatggccaaggttttcaaaagtggctctTGGGTGCTGGGCTTTCAGGGGGTGGGAGCTGAGAAGAACTTCCTGAACCCCAGACTGCTTTGCAATGGCTCTGAGTGGGGATCCCAAGGATGAGACACCCCAAATcttagtcactttggaaaatcttgccCACGCATAAATGGATGTATGGGTAAAAATGGCATGGTAGACAGACATGGTCTTTTCTTCTCACTCTTTCACTTGTTAGGGGGCTATCGATGTGGTTTCAGAGCCAGTGGTTATTAATAGCTGGGAATAACTGGACTGGCATGGAGTGTGCCTGATTAGCCCACGGGGCCCACTTGTACCATAGAGGTAAGGATAACACATGGCTGATACTCAGTAAGTAATTTACTCACAGGATCCTGATAATGGTGAATAAGCCTCTCCAGGTCTGTTAGGTTATCAGAGCCCTGTGAGTGATTTACACCCTTGTAAAAGCTACCCAGGCCAGGCATTATGTATGGGACAAGGAGACCCTCTGGAGCACATAGGACTCCGCTTGCCATGGCTATTAGCCCCTGGAAATTGGGCTGCCCCTTGGAGTAATGTATTGTGCTCtaatgttttatttctttcaaaattGGACTAGCCATGTGAGATACACATCTCACTTCCCAGTGCTCAAGGGATCTTCTTCCACTTGCCCAGGTACCTCTGTGGGTTGCACCTTATCAACTCTCAGAAGCTAAGCAGAATCCTGGCAGGTgggtacttggatgggagacctggaGCTGTTCGAGTTGGTACTGTCTGCCCTGCCTGGGGGTGGTGGCAGgtgccatctttcagatgagacattaAAGCCGAGGTCCCAGACATTAAAGATTCCCATGGCACATTTTGAAGAGTAGAAACATTGGTCCGTCATTGCAGAAGCAGCCTGGGctatcccagccccctcccgtTCGCACACACTAAAGCTCACCCCCCCAGTTTGGTGCTTTATACCTGGGGCTATAGGGCAGAATTTGGATGCTACTTTCACTGGGTTTATTAACTTGCTGACTTTGCACTGAGATGCAAGCTGCTCCCACACTTCCCCCAGAAGGACAGACGaaattccgcccccccccccgcctccccagtaaACAGAGCGGCTTAGCTCACGGCCGCACAAAGAACCTGGGAAGTCCTAGCAACGCGCAGGGGGAGCATGGCACTTGTGAGGATACAGTAACTGAGGCAGGGCTTGTTCATGGCCCTACAGTCGTCACTCCCTGTCCCGTCGCTGGGAAGGGCAGCGAGGAGCTGTGTGTATGGACACATGGAGCAAGAGGGGGTGTAGAGGGGACCCTGAATTAATGAGATGCTGATGCATGGAGGCCAAGTTCCCCAGCTAGCTAGCAGGAGCCAGGCCTATGAGCCTAGGGCTAACTGTTTTGTTCGCTTGACGAGGATCTAACCTTATGTCCTGTGTCTCAGACACGCCCATGCCCCGCCCCTTTTCTGACCCAGCACTCTTGGGAGGAAGAGCTGTGAGATTCGCCACTGCTGCTCGGTACGATGCCCCCTGGGCATCAGACGATGGCCCCCTGGGCTGCATTTTGAACCacctgcccacccctgcactggaGCACAAGACCCttaaacccctcccccacccaatccAAGGCTTCCAAGATCAGGGCAATGAGAGTTAATACTGGTTCAAAGCCATTTGACGTCAGTGGGCCtcttcccatagacttcagtgggttttggatcaattTGTCCATTGACCACCTAGCTCCTCTGTCTGTCAAGCTAGTTAAAGGCCAGGGTAGTCTGGTAAAGAGGTGTCCTGTCTAGCCCGACACAGAGAAGATGAACAAGACTTCAGTTCTCCAGTCTGGGGACCTGGATCACTTCCCAAGGAAGGAAGTCACCTTGGTGGATGCAcagaaggggcaggaagggggcggggcacTTCCCTTTGTGGCTTTAGGAGTTAAAGGTGAGTGAGTGATCCATATCACTGCTTCTCACAGGAGCATGAAAGGGGCTGGAAATATTCACAAACGGGTGGGagaggcagagctgtgtgaatcGCGATGCTCCAGAATGAGCGTGAAACCCACCACCCTAGAGCACAGGACATCCTGGAAGTGCAGAGAAAAGTACAAATGCCCGGGCCCAGGGTGTGCAGTTGGGAAAAGGTCTCCCTTGGCGTGGTGATGGAAAAGGTGGTCACCTCTGTTGGTGCAGTATCCCTGCACAAGCTCAGCCATGCTGGCTAGTAAGTGAGGTACAGGAAAAAGGCCCCTCTCATTCCTGTCTGCTCCCATCCACCCTGCTGCAGGGAGGAAGTCACCtgcctagtggatggagcactggactgggactcaggagacctagagtcaattcttggctctgccaccgGCCTGCTGGGTGAACTTGGACTAGTCACTtcaccattctgtgcctcagtttctgcatctgtaaaatgggcataatgatacTGTGTCTCTTTGCAAAGTACATTGAGCGCCACTGataaaaagtgctatgtaagggCTGGATGTTGTTATTTATCCCTGGACCCAAAGGTGAGGTAGCCCCCGTAGAGTTACAAAGGGGAGTTCTTACTCCCTGTGCAGGTGTGCAGTCCAACTCAGAACCTAGCCTGGCAGGTGCCTGTGAGCTAGTATATGCTGGAGATTTGCTGGTTCACCTGCAACCACACCGCAATACATGTCACAGGCATTTCTGATGGACCGGACCCTTTCTCTCTCGCTGTGTAAGCCTCCAGCCTCCCAGCGAGAGACTTCACCACCACAAAAACCTCCAATCCCCTAAAGCACCCTGTTAAGAACATCCGCATCTCATTGAGCCATTATTAATAGGGAGTTTGTCTGGTGTCAGAACACAGACATAAAATACATTAACATTATCGTGTAATCGGATTTAGTAAACACTCGTGCCGCTTCGCCTTTGGTAATTGCATTTGGTAGATGCAATATTTATGAAAGGGGAGAAGGAAATGTCATGGCTCATCTCCAGTGAGCAGTAAAAGTCCTGGAAAAAAacctgtggggggtggggggtttatGAGTCTGGGAAGATGATGCCACCTCTGCTACTGCAAGTTGCTTGGGTTTTATCCCCCATCTGTCTGCAGTGATCCTGGCATTTGGGATCTGACCTTTCCTTCAAAGCTTGGGCTTactcctctgccccttccctgtagGAACCTAGATATAACTCATTTCCAGCAGGATACAAACAGCTCCAGTCCCTgtggatctggatccagattttcTGACTATTCCCTTGTCTGTAAGGAGCCAAACCAAAACCGCACATCCGAATTTGGGgggatgaaattaacaggcagcaggtttaatacaaacaagaggaaggacTTTTTCATACAATGGACAATTAacctgtgaaggccaaaagtataactggggtaaaaaaagaactagataagttcatggagattagctccatcaatggctattagccagaatagtcagggatgcaaccccatgctctgggtgtccctaaacctctgactgccagcagccagcaggggaagCTGGGTGGATCTCTCCAAAATCTCTCCTGAAGCTCTGTCAAAAACAAGACAGGTACAACCCAGTCTGGACATTCTTACGTTAAGTTTGCATATGGATCTGAACTTTACAGTTTGGCTCAGCTTTTAATTTACATCACACTTTTCATCCTGCACATGCATCATGAGAGTTATACCATGGAAAGGCACTAAGATTTTCTAGGGAGGTGCCTTCATCTCCCCAAACTTCTTTCGTCCTTCATACCCTCCAAACCCTTGTGACCTGCCATTACTTTTCTCATCTGTAACCCTCTCTTCGCTTATACCCAAATGTTCTCATTTTGCCCTGTCTCTGTCATTGGCCTTCCAATACAGTGCTCTGATCCTCCAGTGTTGTCATTTGTATTAAACACTGGCTGCTGTTTTGCAAGGTTTACTTCTGTAAAGTGTTGTGGTATATAATTGTATGAAAGTacaaaataaaatccttttaGTGCTTAGatcagcactcagataccatgacGCATGCACTCTTGTGCTGAGATATATGCTTGCCGCACTGTCAACTCCTCCATCACCTCCACACATCCTTATTGATTATTACACCCAGCTATCGTATTCTATTGTAACCTAGACCCCAGGCCCGCACTGAAATCATCCAGATGTGGGACCCCTGCTGAACATCACCCACAAGAGTCTCCAGCCAGAATTAGGGCTGTAAATttgcaggctctttggggcagagtctATCTTTTTAATAAAcctttgtacagtacctagtacAATGAGGTCCTGATGCCTGACTGGAACAGTTTGGTGCTATTGTAATAGAAATAGTTAACAACTGTGGATACGGTTGTTCATAGGGAGCTCCAATGCTTAAAAAAGTCCAGCTCATCTCCTGACCACTGCAATCTCtgaggcagtgagttccacaggttgcagTTGATTCGTGTTTTATTCTGAACATTACAATGTGAGACGAGACTGGATCCACACCCCGTGTCCAAATCATCACTGTGTttggggtttatttatttaatgtgtgAACATAGAATTGAATCTGGGACCTGTTAGCTTCTCAAACACCAgaagcccatttaaaaaaaaaaattagccccCAGCCCTACTCCTCCTAAAGTccctggcaaaactccctttagttcaatgggagcagaaaatGGAGCTCCAATGCCCACACCTCAAGAGGGTATAAGACGGGGTATATATCCGGGCAGAATTtggttttggaattttttttaaatgaaagacaaATATCTAATACCTTCAGGGTGTAAACGTCTATATGTGGACTGGGTATACTTTTACAAACACACTGTTAACAAACCTGGGCTAAATAACTGACACAATGAACCCCCAAattgttgtattttaaaaatgtaagaaaacCATGGGCTTCCGGATGGATGAGATTGTCTCACatattctctcccccaccctccttcctcctACAAGGCACAGCtaaaagggcagagttaagagTGTTTCAGTGTTTTAACTATGCATTGCCATGCTTTCAAATGTTTGGCTTTCtttcttattattaattattattaataaattggttagtctctaaggtgccacaagtcctccttttctttttgcgaatacagactaacatggctgttactctgaaacctttcttattATAGAAATTTCCtggttttctaattctttctttctttctttctttctttctttctttctttctttctttctttctttctttctttctttctttctttctttctatatgAACTACTTCAACTTTCTTATAAGACTTTTGTTTACCTTAAGAATCGAATATGTACCTGTAGCTGGGGTTCTTGTATAGAAGTTCTTGTCTGGGGTTCTTGTACAGAATAAAACCCTCCTATTCCTGTTCCTATGACAGTAG
Proteins encoded:
- the LOC142072851 gene encoding uncharacterized protein LOC142072851 encodes the protein MQSSSAEVTMMESQNRKRAPAWTEREVRDLIAVWGEESVLSELRSSFRNAKTFLKISQGMKDRGHNRDPKQCRVKLKELRQAYQKTREANGRSGSEPQTCRFYDELHAILGGSATTTPAVLFDSFNGDGGNTEVGFGDEEDDEEEVVDSSQQASGETGFPDSQELFLTLDLEPVPPEPTQGCLLDSAGGEGTSAACVSMITGSSPSQRLVKLRKKKKRTRDEMFSELMLSSHTDRAQTNAWRQIMSECRKAQNDREERWRAEESKWRAEESKWRAEDRAEAQRWRQRDERRQDSMLRLLQDQTSMLQCMVELQQRQLEHRLPLQPLCNQPPSSPSSIASSPRRPRTRWGGLRPTSHSPTEDCLKKRRLSFNKF